The Xiphophorus couchianus chromosome 6, X_couchianus-1.0, whole genome shotgun sequence genomic interval cttatCTATTTTCCCAAATAAGCCCCCAACCACTAAACCTAAGCAATATAGGAGGCAGCTGGGCTAGCAAGACCCATGTGCTAGCATGgcctatttttcttcttcaagttctatataaacatttaacagaaaaacactttcCATGTATTTTCACATTGGAGTTGCTAAAATTCTTTGTTGAAACTTTCCTCTAATGGCCGACATCTCAGCATCGTGTGCAAAGCTCAGTGATGACGTCAGAAAGACTAgggcttttatttctttggtcTGAGTCAGTGATCACAACCGTATTCATGTCGATGATCACAACTTAAACATTTCAAAGCAacaatactgaaaataaatgataagCATGTGTGTACTTATTGTAAATGAGTCAGAAACTCAAACTGATAGTTTTGGATCTACtcaatttataaaagttactctTACTATTACTTACTTATTTAGCTTAAATGACTACAAATAACTAtcttatttttagtaaaaagcACCATTGGGTTTCACAGTGTAGAAACAACACATACAGTATTTACTGTTTTGGACCCAGCTTGACGCCTTGATCTGTGATTTAATCATTAAGCCTATGATGTAATGATGGCAAACCTTCATACGAACATTGTGTTTTAATACTGTCGATCACTATTTAGCTGTTTATGGGCGGCTGAAAGCATTTATCAATTCTGCATATCCCCCACGCACAACTTTTAACAATCTCTATGACTGCAGCGCATTCAATAGCAATCAATCAGCAAATCAATAGCCAGTCCGCAACTTTGAGGATTACTTTGCCGTTTACTTCGGGACAAATTGCGACAAACCCAATGAGTTGATTGATATGTACACATTCAAAGTGCTAACAGAGGTGACGAAACAGCCCACTTTCACCCCACTGTACAGTAAACTGCAAGTGCATTCCGACTCACAATCCCTCCCCTCTGGAAGCCGGACCGGCCCCTCCTGTCCGGTTGCTAGCAGCGTCCGGAGGAGACCAGCAGCAGAAAGCCGACCTGAGTGCGATATGAACGGTTCTCAGATCACGGAGCTCCCTGACGACTCAGAGCAGCTGAGGCCGCATGTGGTGAGCCTGAGGCGGGCAGCCCTGCAGGCCTACGATCTGTCCGCTGTGGGAACGTTCTCCGACGGCTTCCTCATCAGATTTCTCCGCGCCAGAGACTTCGACCTGACGCTCTCTCTGAAGGTACAGAACCTGCGCTTTCCCAGCTGGAAAACACTCAGCAGTTACTGGCTGGGAGACCAGCCAGCAGGAAGGCTTGTGCTTTTACCAACAAAGTTTCAACCGAGTACAGAGACTTTCAATTTTCTGTGtcgaaaagaaaataataataattttttttttgttttgtacattaCGTGCCAAAGGTTTGAAGATTTGAaaccaaaacagacaaaatagaGCTCAGACAATGGACCTACTAtagtattaaaacaaaaacattttatttaggataTCTTGCAGAAGCAGTTTGCTCTGAGGATATCTTCCAGATGGCATCTGTTGTCACAAAGCCTGTAAAATGATTTCCTAACGTCCTCAACAGGCCTTCACAGATTCAATACAGACTTTAACATCCATCATATCATGGACCACAGAGTAGAATTTAATTTGGAGGCTCACTATTAAGTCCTGTTACCACAGCAAAACTATTATTTACTTTATgatattcatgttttataaattgTAAATATCCTATATcttgtttcattcattcattcattcattcattcattcattcattcagagcAGCTGAGGCTGCATTCATTTATAGTTAACTATGATCCAGGGATAAATTGCCTACATTAGCTAAATGTAACCACATAGCCTCATCTATGCATGAACATTAGGAAttgtttcagaaagaaatagCATAAACATTATAACAATATTAAAGGAATTATTCACATAATTAAAAACTTCTAAGATATAAGTATATTAAAAGAATCTGGTTAAAAGCAGGATTAAATAAGAAGTTGGATgaataaggtttttattttcatgattttcatttgttttaattgtgtgttttttgtagtTATTCAGTCAATATTATAATAGAAAATTAGCAAATAATGTGTTAAGTATTTTAAACTCTAGTTTTACTCCTCACAGCACCAAAAAATGATAAACTACAAAAATTTAACTGGATGATTGTCCAGCTAAAAGTTAAACTCTATCTACTGAGAGAAATAACCCAATGAAAAGAGGCAATATTCAAATGTAAAGAGTGAAGAGCCATATTCTTCACAGTGCAGGAAATACATCTACACAAAAATGTCTCTCGATGTCTGGATTTGGCATCATACAGTAGTTCCTATAGTTGCTACAGCTGGATGGTACCTAACCTGTGTAAAGTAAATTCATGCATTGGTAAATTGCTCTTAATCATGTGGCAAATCTTGATTTTTCCACCATTCTCTGGAAAATTTAATATCTTGGATGATCATCTTTATCAGATTTGAGCAGAGGTAAGCAGAGTAACCAGCACTTGTGCTCAATAAGAGCTGCTTTACTGTAATATATTTTAGAATTTGTCATTCTAAGAATGactcaagtaagaataaaaaaaatatttggtacaAAGATGTTCAAATACATGTTAACTAATCATAACGTCTGATTTAATTTGTCAAAGTTatgtgaacaaaacagaaagtaatATGCAAACTTTGgtactttcaataaaaaaaaaattctagaaataaatattaaaacaataaataattcaggCACAAGAAGCACATATTTTCAAATCTCACTTTTTGACAACATAAAGCTCACAGGAGGTAGCATACTTTGAGGCACTTCAGATGACAATATTGAGACATATTCACTTTCCCTCAAAACAGAGAACATCTGTAAACCAATGAAGCATGTCTGCTgcaaaaaatccactttttctGACTCACCCATTGACTTGCAGCCAAAGTTGCTGGTTcttaaacaacacaacagtGCTAAATAATCTCAAGTATTCAGTAATATTATTTGGTTTAATACTTTGCAAAAAAGTTGAGTTGCTACAAACAATATATATGATCATGTAAACACACATAaggcaaaacaaacagcattgtTGACTACTGTTGATTGAGCAACATTCCCTAAAAGACGGGACATTAAGAAATCTCATTTTAGTTTAACTCTTGCTCTAAAATCTAGAGAATTTAATAGTTCTTATTTGAGCACCAATTTCTGAGTGATTTAGAAACAAACTGTCCTGCAATGTGAATGAGTGGAAAATACTTACGTCTGACAAACAAGACCAATTGAAAGCAGTGTGAGCCCAGCCAACCGGGGCAAAGCTCTGCAGTTGGGACACCAGCAAATAAGCTTACCACAGAAACAGCTGCTAAACTTTGACTTTATACATGTATAGGGTGACCAAACGTCCATATTTCCCGGGACATGTCCGTATTTCACGTCCTGTCCCGGGCGTcccgggttttttttagaaagtgaggaaatgtcctgtttttttaaatttccttcattggaccattaaatttacaggcactagggcactgcgcacggcgctgcgtgtcacctaatccctgagccgcgtcagtgcgggcagccctgtTGTTAATCAGAAGATAGATAGCGTGGCTGTCAGTACGCCACCAACATGAAAAAGCGCAAATGTATGGAGTTTTCCTGCTAATATAGCCCCCCCCTGCACGTTGTCCTGGTTTTCCCAAattaaaatatggtcaccctatacatgtatatatgtatactttaattttatttttactgcataATTGTTTACCAtattgtgttggtctttcacattaaGTTCCAAAGAAATATATTCGTATTTTTGGTTAATATTCATTAAAGTGCTCAGTGGAAATTCTTAGTTctacacagaagctaacatctactaTATGCCTTACATCCACTAATGTGGATTCAGTAAATCTGTGCCAATTAAAATCAATGGTGCTCACTAACTGTTTTGTTCTCAATaagcaaacaccagccaatatgTGTGAGCCATCAATGCATGAAAGTATTTCAGCTTTTCCAACTGCTTTCTTTCAAGTATTTTGGATATgctctacaaaaaataaaaatctgatttcggTTAAATAACTTGCATCTTACACTCCACAGAACTTTCTGTGAATATTGAAAATGCGGGGGTCTACGGTGTATCAATTCGATTGTCTAGTccagaggtgtcaaactccaggcctcgagggtcACTGTCCagcaggttttagatgagccacagctactaaacactggaatgaaatggcttcattacctcctccttgtgtagatcatttctccagagtcttaatgacctaattattgtgttccggtggtgcagcagagacacatctaaaagttgcaggacagggTTAGGgtcccttgaggactggagtttgactccCCTGGTCTAGTCAAATGCAAAGCTCATGTATAGAAGAGCAAGCTGTAAGAGTTCTTCCACATGTGTTTCCAGCTCTTGCTGAACTACCTGCACTGGAGGAGGGAGAGTCCTGAGATCAGCACATGCTTGTCTCCTTCATCTGTCTTTGGTCTCCTCAAGACATCATACCATGCTGTTCTCCCACAGCGGGACCACGCTGGCAGCAGGGTGCTCATCTACAGGATTGGTGTGTAtaactgtgtgtttgtgacacACGAAGCCTCTACAGGCACAAGAAATGCAGGAATCTCCGAGTGTTTTTAgacagttctgttaaacttgagaAACAAATGTCCACTGTAGTCAAGACTTAGTTTTATCAGTTATACCAAATTGCCAAATCCTACATTCTTCCTAAAAGCCTGACAACTATTGTTCTTGCATTTATTACCTGCAGATTAGATTATTGCAAGGATTTATATTGTGGAatcgatcaatcaatcaatcatcaaTCCATCACTTGGAGTTAGTCCAAAACGCTGCTGCTTGTCTTTTAACAGGTACCAGAAGGCATGACCTTCTCACTCCAGTTTAAAGGATTTACATTGGCTGCCTGTTCATTTTTGTATTGATGTTATTGTTACTTACTCATAAAAGTTTGGCATCTAATTATCTAACTGTTCTCCTTAACTTTTACAATCCAAAAAGTCTCCGTCATGCTCTTAGTGCAGCTGATGACCAGATTAAAACCCAGTAGAGATCGAGGCTTTGCCATTGCAGAAACACgactctggaacaaactcctTCATAATTGTGCTGCAGAGTctgtacagtttttttaaaaatctctccTGCAAACTAATTTCTTTGGTTTCAGTTTGAGTTCAATCAGACCTGTTTGGTTGCACTGTCCTGTTGTTAAGTTTATCCTATTTTTTgatttcattattgtttttaatgttgcttttaccctttgtgaagcactttgtagcttttaaatgtgctttagaaataaatttgacattgaaacTTTTTTAACTTGAAGAATCTAGTTCCTCCCCATGAAATTAAAACCCTTGCTTGCCATCCATTTTACAATCAAGTTTAGATCCTTCAGtgtttgcagcaagatgctgcaaATCATCTGTAGCTGATGTTGGGATGATATGGCATCCCAACAGATTCCGTATCATCTGTTGGGATAGCGTCATCAGAGTGAGAGACATAAACAGGcgggttctgttctggggaacCTCTGAAGATGACTGGACAAAGGAAGCTTCTTCATAACATGCAGAACCCtgagcatcctcttcatcagaCTGTTATCTCCTGACTCATTGTAAAGCAAACTGCTACTGGAGATGCATCAGCATCAGCAAGTCTTTGAAGACACTTGAATAATGAActataacaacatttaattatCCTCTGggatttttaaagtattttttgaataaattataatttagcTGAAATGCATAAAGTTCaagttattaaataatatatttagtgGCAACTGCACCCCCAGCAGAGCATATCTGAAAATCATCTGAATCTAAACGCCTGTGTATGTGCTgcaacacattctcaaaaaatCTTGCCAGTGTTAACTCCTGCATTACTGTCATGGCATCATGACAGTAATGATGTCATGACATCATTATTGTCATGTAATGTAAATGTCATCTTTGATGTGGACAAAGATAACTTTTGTCCACAGGCTGTTTTTGCCATGTTGAGGTTATTCTGTGGCCCCTCAGGTCTCCTGCTCTGGGATGTAAACTCTGATCCAACATATGGGGTCCAACCTGATACAGGAGAGAATAGAAAGCAAATAGTGTTTGTGTCAAGCTTTAGAGGAGACACTATTTGTTGACATTGGACCAGTTAAGCAATGTTTGTTTCATTCTGCACAATGAAGCAGATGTTACTCAAATCTCATCTGGGCCATTCAGTGTGGAGTTCAGATGTGTTCTCTGAGTTTCTCCCTTTCACATGTCATAATAAGGTATGATAGGTTTTTGTCTGCTCTACAATGCTATTAGTAGAGTAGCGTGTGCTACTAATGCTATTAGTAgagtgtgcatgtatgtgtgcaTGGTCTTGGCCTTTGTGTTGTCTTGATGAAATGGGGACTGACCCAGGGTGCACTTTGTCTCTCACTTATTTGCAGTTACATTTATCCAAAAGCCTAATGCTACATGTATTTCTGCAGGGCAATGGAACCCAAAAGATTGGTCAGCCTTCCAGGTGTTCAGGGTCAGCCTGATGACATCAGAAATCATCTCCAGggagacagagacacagaggcGAGGTTTAAAGGTGATATTTGACCTGAAGGGGTGGAGTTTGGGCCATGCCCTGCAGATTAACCCTTCCCTCGCCAGAAAGATATCCTCTGTGCTTTCGGTATGAAGATGGCATGGGATGAAAATGACACGCAAGACTCAACTCTAACTACTATTTGTATGTTATTGTGTCCAGCACCAAATAATGTGATTGTATAATCCTTTGTTCAGGACTCTTTTCCACTAAAAGTGAGAGGAATTCATTTGGTTAATGAGCCGATATTCTTCCATCCAGTCTTCACTATGATCCGTCCCTTTCTACCAGATAAGATCAAGCAGAGGGTGAGAGTCATCATCATTGCCCGCTTCCACACAATGATCTGCTACAGCACAGAGATGACAATAACCATTTTATTACTTCCTGGTTTACACACAAATATCCACTGTGGATGTACTCTAAGGTTTATGGTATTTTTTCTGCCATAGGTTCATATGCATGGTACAGACTTTCACCGTACTTTAAGTGACCTCTTCTCACCAGATGTTCTCCCTCCAGAGTATGGAGGAGAGGGTTTGGGAATAGAAGAAATCTGTCAGGCTTGGACCCAGGAACTGTTTCAATCTGAGAACCTCTTGAAACAGATTGCTTCCCACCCAACAGGAGACATTTCCACAAATACTGGAGACACTTTGATCTCAGAGGAAAATGAGACAATGACACTCACCGAAGGCTGATGGATGAGTTGTTGGCTGGGTGACATCATGACTAAAGTCAGAGCTGCTTTATACCTTTCAGGACCAAATCATCTGAGTGATGGTGTGTTGTTAGTGAAGTTTACTTTTGAATTAACAGTCtttcttgttacatttttagttcAAATTCTGATCAAGAGGATGAAGTTGCAACAAAATTACTCAGATAAACATCAACCAGAAGATGTTGATGTCAGGATTATGTCTGAACAGGCTGGGATTAATCTGAGGTCCAGAAAGTAAAGCTATTATTTCTGATTCTCATTTGATGCACTAATAAAGTATTTAGGTTTTTACACCTGGTTGGCTTTGAACCAGACAGTTATGGAAGCTTCAAATGCTGAACACTGTTCAGTCTGTCATACCTGGAGGGAGCTTGGTAGTGGTATAGTGTCTGCCTCAATCTTCAATGTTAATAACAATTGATTTCTATCCAAGTCGCTTTCTAATGCAAATGTGAcatgttaaaagaaatattgtgttaaaatgttaaaagaacaGAATGTCATTTTGTTCTTGAAAATCTAGGGAAGAGAACAAATTTCCCTGTTCTTGAATAGCATGTATTGGCCCTGCTCTCATATGCTGTTATAGCTtgaacttctaaaaaaaaaaaaaacttcctcaGATGTTAACAGACAGAATCTTTCCAccaaatttaagtttttaactCCCGTTTCAGTCCGAGCTACTAATATGAGTCTGTGATATGAAGGTGTGAGCTTTAAGCTTGGCACCCTGTTATCTcaatttaaaacttattttcaaaGAAGATTGGAAGTTGTTGTCCAGTTGTACAGCAGAGTTGGCTAACAAAGACTGTGTTTACTAGGAAGCCTCCAGcacttttaaattctttttgtggTATAAGTGAtgatgatcattttaaaatggaaataagaaaataagacaCTTTATTTATAACTGTTGTGAGCCTGTTGTAACTGGGTAGCCATCAGTCACTAATAATTAGTAATAGTATTATTAGTAAATATTAGTAATAATTATTAGCAGTAGCTGCTCAAAACAGAGACCCAGATGCAAAAGGCCACTGTTCATTTGTGGACTGAAagcacaaatggaaaaaatcagaaaaaaattacaatatttgcCAATAATATTGCAAAGTCAAGATTATGTGCTTGTATGATTTATCCCTAACAGTGactctttaaaacacaatttgagATTATGGAATTCCctatttttctgaaaacataaGACGGTGTGTTTCTAAGTTTTCTTAGACTTAGAACACCATAGAAATAGAATAAAACTCTAGAAAAGTCTGGACTATTATTTCACACTTGTTACACATTCTTCAAGTGAGGTTCCTGATTTGTGAAAATCTTACAATAGTTGGGGGAAAAggttctttctttttccctaGGATGTATgttgtgttaattttgtttgttcttgtgAACCCAATATCACATATTGTCTCAAGAGCTTGATTTATCATCACACACTGAATACTAATACAAAATGAAGGCATTGAAAGAGTCAGGCAAAGCAGGTAAGACGCTGCCTGCTGATAACGTCTCAAAAGAACCAAGTTCATTCAttctgatgttggttctactgGCTGAGATCCTCCACATTTTTTGGACCAATCTCTAAAAACAGAGACCTGCTCAGTCCTTTGCTACAGCCAAGCTTTAAAGGCAGAAGTCATAACATTTTAACTTCTCCACTCATATAATCAAACTTGTTAAACTCACATTCCTACTGCTTGTAGAACATCTTAataatgtgttcattttaattcaatcacATTCCGTATCTACaatttttttacaacttttccaAAAAACCTGACTGTCTCTATTCTTCATActtatgaatatattttggaCTAATATCAGTAATGTAGAAATGGCTAACATAGATGTTAATGTAATAATGTGAGTGGGTTGTGTAATATGCAGTGTTTCTGTCACTGCTGCAACAGTTTCTGTGAATACGTTGTATTTTGATTATTAGTATTGctttcaagaaataaaatgtatttataattatttttaaaatgctaaattatgATTTCTGTTGAGAGTAATTTAACCTATAaagtatgatttaaaaatgtcagtatgTCATTTTTCACATGCGAAACTCGCACAAAAACAAGTCTGCGCAATAATTGGATTGCAGGTGATAATAAAATGACCTGAAACATTCATATGtctgattatttgtgttttcttgaaTGTAGTTATGTTCAGTTTTACTTCATAGATTGAAGGTTTTAACCCATCACTAAACATATGGTTTTATATTGGATTCCATAGATACTTGTGGTTTCTCTGCTTGTCAGACAATATCAAAGCAACATTGCACTAATAGACATTTATAACTTTGCTTAGGTAAATAATATAATGTAGTGCAATAATCAAATATAACTTTTCTGACATAGTTCTCACAAGTaccaaaaaaactaacatttcctTCCTCCCTCTATAAGAGCTGTCTCAGGTTCTTACCAGCGCTCAGGCTGCCCATCAGCACTGACTTGATGTGGTGCttttttataaagttataaTTAAAAGGTTTGTGCTTCATAAAACCCCGGCTTAAATGTTaccaacatgaaaaataaagtctgtttatatatattttaaatatgtagatatttaccttcatttattttgaaaggggaaaccaaaaccagaacttAGTTTTCCCTCCATCTGACACTACATAAGATGAGTGCtaataccaaaacaaaaagtttttcacatgtaaatataGGTCTATTCACAAACTGTAGGTTGAAGTTTCAACTTCAAGTAGAACAACAGTCCTAAACATACAGGAAGAGCAACAATTAAATGATTTAGGTCATTCCATATTATTTTTAAGGATGGACTAGTCAAAGTATAGATATAAATCTAcatgagaatctgtggcaaggcTTGAATACTGACAGTCTGACTGAGTTTCTCCTActttgttaagaaaaaaacaccagtCTCCAGAAATTCTGAGACTCTGAGAAATTCAAAGCTGGTGATGTAGCTACATACCCAAAAACAACTTCCAGctgaaatcaaattaaaccaaattacataaataacccaaagaaaatttaaatgttgtaactcaaaCTATTCAAATTGTGTCTAACAGTCATTGCTGATAGTGGCAACTGTGTGCAGGTAGGATAATGGCTTGTACAGCTTTTATTGTCTTACTGTATTGCAtatctgtgttttctttcctgCACTAATAGCCTGCATTGTAAACAACTTACAACACATGCACGTTATGtagatttaaaaagtcattgTCCTCAGTTGCAGATCTCCTTTATTGTGAGTACAGCACTTTTATTTCTGATAACTGGACAGTAATTTTTGTCATAATCTTGTAGagaattttgtgattgttgttATTAATCtggtttttcatatttttaatactttttggTCTTTTGTGTGAACTTAGGTCTCATGATGCTGCTGCTACAATCATTTTCACAAAGTTCTGAGATCCATAACACTACAATTGAAAGCTGTACTTTTTAATGTTCTATGAatgtatttgttattttctctgaattgcatgttttcaaaaagtgatTTGAATGCATTCTGATATGTTCTGGCACATCCTGTGAGTTGATAGGCTGTATCAAACAGGACAACATGGCGTCTGTCAGTTGATAATAAAATGTGTGCTGAAGCCGGCATCCTTCTGGCCATGTTTATGTTCTTATTGTTAGCATAGATCTGTGTCcccatttttgattttttcatttataatattaaatattcagaatgGACAAAGTTAGGTCCCTCTAGCTTATTCCTGCTTCTCTGCTATGACAGTTGACATCACATACGATTCTTTTCCTTGTCACTCCTTGTCTCCTTGTTGGTGTTTTTATGCCGCTCTGCTCTGTACACACTGTACAGACCTTTGGTCGGTGAGGGAACCTCATGTCAATCAGCCCAAACTAAGTCAGACAAACATTCTCTGATCTGCCTGATGATGAATGAGCTGTGAATGTTCAGACAGATGCACAGAAAGCCTTTAATATATGTTGTTCTACATGGTACAGTTACATGCTGTGTTCTGGAAACCATGTACAGCAGGTTATCATGACCTACTTATCTCTGCTGGCAGTTTGCATATTAGCTTATATTGATAACAGTTCAATGGGCTCTGCTTAAAACAGGTTAACTGATAGTTACAACACCAAATTCAAAGGCCTGACTGATTTTGAATACAGTATTTGTTTATGACTCAATGTTTTTCAattatcatcaatattaaattaataattactCTTAATTAGGATAACAATGAATTAAAAGGTATTGTAGACTACTTGGGCCCCcaacatttagattttcttaCCAAACCACTAATCTCCCCTCCATGTGATTCTGAAATATTGTTTAGTCAATGTTACACAACTTAGTAACAAGTCTGTGAAAGTGTTGTCCTCAGTTTCAAACACTATGAAACTTGACCT includes:
- the ttpa gene encoding alpha-tocopherol transfer protein, which codes for MNGSQITELPDDSEQLRPHVVSLRRAALQAYDLSAVGTFSDGFLIRFLRARDFDLTLSLKLLLNYLHWRRESPEISTCLSPSSVFGLLKTSYHAVLPQRDHAGSRVLIYRIGQWNPKDWSAFQVFRVSLMTSEIISRETETQRRGLKVIFDLKGWSLGHALQINPSLARKISSVLSDSFPLKVRGIHLVNEPIFFHPVFTMIRPFLPDKIKQRVHMHGTDFHRTLSDLFSPDVLPPEYGGEGLGIEEICQAWTQELFQSENLLKQIASHPTGDISTNTGDTLISEENETMTLTEG